Proteins from a single region of Nocardiopsis dassonvillei subsp. dassonvillei DSM 43111:
- a CDS encoding VWA domain-containing protein, whose product MAAGTGTGRIRGGRGVRGACAAVLAAALAATGCSAPGADPDVTLRILAGSEVADLEPLLEEAGERTGVTVELEYTGTLDGMARIAAGDRQGEGGEYDAVWFASNRYLNLDGDGRSAVHEETPVMVSPVVLGVAADRARELGWDGGAEVTWSDVHRAVVEEELIYGMTNPGASNSGFSALIGVASALADTGAALRSEDVERVGPELAEFFAGQEVTAGSSGWLTDAFVRRAESGMPVDGLVNYESVILSLNASGALEEPLTVVYPADGVVTADYPLTLLSDPSEQALDGYERLVGDLTSEETQQQIADRTWRRPVTAGAELSPPVPPLVELPFPASREVVDGLVADYSASLRRPARTVYALDVSGSMEGGRLAELQSALGALTGADGGSLARSTQAFQEREVVTLLPFSTWPADPRTFVVEPGSVDEVNADLSAAVEGLEAEGDTAAYDALVRAYELLESDTGSDGDPLMSVVLMTDGEVNRGVGLEGFRESLAARSEPVARVPVFTVLFGESDVPEMTELAELTGGRVFDAREQDLEQVFREIRGYQ is encoded by the coding sequence ATGGCGGCTGGAACGGGAACCGGGAGGATCCGCGGGGGACGCGGGGTCCGCGGCGCGTGCGCGGCGGTGCTCGCGGCGGCCCTGGCGGCGACGGGCTGCTCCGCCCCGGGGGCGGACCCGGACGTGACGCTGCGGATCCTGGCCGGGAGCGAGGTCGCCGACCTGGAGCCGCTGCTGGAGGAGGCCGGGGAGCGCACCGGGGTGACGGTGGAGCTGGAGTACACCGGCACGCTGGACGGCATGGCCCGGATCGCCGCGGGTGACCGGCAGGGCGAGGGCGGGGAGTACGACGCGGTGTGGTTCGCCTCCAACCGCTACCTCAACCTGGACGGCGACGGCCGGTCGGCGGTGCACGAGGAGACGCCGGTCATGGTCTCCCCCGTGGTGCTGGGCGTGGCCGCCGACCGCGCGCGGGAGCTGGGCTGGGACGGGGGCGCGGAGGTGACCTGGTCGGACGTGCACCGGGCGGTCGTAGAAGAAGAGTTGATTTACGGGATGACCAACCCGGGCGCCTCCAACTCGGGTTTCTCCGCGCTGATCGGGGTGGCCTCGGCGTTGGCCGACACGGGCGCGGCTCTGAGGTCGGAGGACGTGGAGCGGGTGGGGCCGGAGCTGGCGGAGTTCTTCGCGGGCCAGGAGGTGACGGCGGGGTCGTCGGGGTGGCTCACGGACGCGTTCGTGCGGCGCGCGGAGAGCGGCATGCCGGTGGACGGGCTGGTCAACTACGAGTCGGTGATCCTGTCGCTGAACGCCTCCGGCGCGCTGGAGGAGCCCCTGACGGTCGTGTACCCGGCCGACGGCGTGGTGACGGCCGACTACCCGCTGACGCTGCTGTCGGACCCCTCCGAGCAGGCGTTGGACGGGTACGAGCGGCTGGTGGGGGACCTGACGTCGGAGGAGACGCAGCAGCAGATCGCCGACCGGACGTGGCGGCGCCCGGTCACGGCCGGGGCCGAGCTGTCCCCGCCGGTGCCCCCGCTGGTGGAGCTGCCGTTCCCGGCGAGCCGGGAGGTGGTGGACGGCCTGGTGGCGGACTACTCGGCCTCGCTGCGCCGTCCGGCGCGCACCGTGTACGCGCTGGACGTGTCGGGGTCGATGGAGGGCGGCCGGCTCGCCGAGCTCCAGTCGGCCCTGGGCGCGCTGACCGGCGCGGACGGCGGTTCGCTGGCCCGGAGCACGCAGGCCTTCCAGGAGCGGGAGGTGGTGACGCTGCTGCCGTTCTCCACGTGGCCCGCCGACCCGCGGACCTTCGTGGTGGAGCCGGGTTCGGTGGACGAGGTCAACGCGGACCTGTCCGCGGCGGTGGAGGGGCTGGAGGCCGAGGGCGACACGGCCGCCTACGACGCCCTGGTGCGGGCGTACGAGCTGTTGGAGAGCGACACGGGCTCGGACGGCGACCCCCTGATGTCGGTGGTGCTGATGACCGACGGCGAGGTGAACCGGGGCGTGGGGCTGGAGGGCTTCCGGGAGTCGCTGGCCGCGCGTTCGGAGCCGGTGGCGCGGGTGCCGGTGTTCACGGTGCTGTTCGGCGAGTCGGACGTGCCGGAGATGACCGAGCTGGCGGAGCTGACGGGCGGCCGGGTGTTCGACGCCCGCGAGCAGGACCTGGAGCAGGTCTTCCGGGAGATCCGGGGATACCAGTAG
- the rpoD gene encoding RNA polymerase sigma factor RpoD, with translation MVRLLPDTGPVSRGEVASALERLDAPPDYLDQAVAHLARIGVEVAGPEDTGSEDPGPVADGGRRSGSDLVRLYLREIGRVPLLSAEQEVELAKAVEVGLYAQHCAPVEGVRTAEELACLVEEGRRAKRSLIEANLRLVVSIAKRYMGRGLLLLDLVQEGNLGLIRAVEKFDYGKGFKFSTYATWWIRQAITRAIADQARTIRIPVHMVETINKVVRVQHQLHQQLGREPSVEEISSAAGFVGQRVVEIQRIAREPVSLQSPIGEEESDFGDFIEDSDAVAPVEAAAFTVLQEQLGAILGGLSDRERRIIRLRFGMADGHPHTLEEVGREFGVTRERIRQIEAKTLAKLRHPSRAGSLRDFIRTD, from the coding sequence GTGGTCCGGCTGCTCCCCGACACGGGGCCGGTCAGCCGCGGCGAGGTCGCCTCGGCCCTGGAGCGGCTGGACGCGCCCCCCGACTACCTGGACCAGGCGGTCGCCCACCTCGCCCGGATCGGCGTGGAGGTCGCGGGCCCCGAGGACACCGGTTCCGAGGACCCCGGCCCCGTCGCCGACGGCGGCAGGCGCTCCGGGTCGGACCTGGTCCGCCTCTACCTGCGCGAGATCGGCCGGGTACCGCTGCTGAGCGCCGAGCAGGAGGTCGAACTGGCCAAGGCGGTCGAGGTCGGCCTCTACGCGCAGCACTGCGCGCCCGTGGAGGGCGTGCGCACCGCCGAGGAGCTGGCCTGCCTGGTCGAGGAGGGGCGGCGGGCCAAGAGGAGTCTGATCGAGGCCAACCTGCGCCTGGTGGTCTCCATCGCCAAGAGGTACATGGGCCGGGGCCTGCTCCTGCTCGACCTCGTCCAGGAGGGCAACCTCGGCCTGATCCGCGCGGTGGAGAAGTTCGACTACGGCAAGGGCTTCAAGTTCTCCACCTACGCGACGTGGTGGATCCGCCAGGCCATCACGCGGGCGATCGCCGACCAGGCGCGCACGATCCGCATCCCCGTGCACATGGTCGAGACGATCAACAAGGTCGTCCGGGTCCAGCACCAGCTGCACCAGCAGCTCGGCCGCGAACCCAGCGTCGAGGAGATCTCCTCGGCCGCCGGGTTCGTCGGCCAGCGCGTCGTGGAGATCCAGCGCATCGCCCGGGAGCCCGTCTCGCTCCAGTCGCCCATCGGCGAGGAGGAGTCCGACTTCGGCGACTTCATCGAGGACTCCGACGCGGTCGCCCCCGTCGAGGCGGCGGCCTTCACCGTCCTCCAGGAGCAGCTGGGGGCCATCCTCGGCGGCCTGTCCGACCGCGAGCGGCGCATCATCCGGCTGCGCTTCGGGATGGCCGACGGCCACCCGCACACGCTGGAGGAGGTGGGGCGCGAGTTCGGGGTGACCCGTGAGCGCATCCGCCAGATCGAGGCCAAGACCCTGGCCAAGCTCCGCCACCCCTCTCGGGCCGGGAGCCTGCGCGACTTCATCCGCACCGACTGA
- a CDS encoding glycoside hydrolase family 18 protein, which translates to MRTTPAPPDGAPPPRRRPLLVLGAVVAAAVLITGVFVAATGRNPERLGYFADWNVANRGYTVKELEDSGAPEHLTRLMWAFGDISSGGLCRIPGTHDQPWELYQRRYDADESVSGRADEYEQELAGSLNQLRQLQERHPHLRASLSLGGWNWSTHFSTAARTPESREAFVASCLDLWLRGDLPVFEDEPQGGDGAAAGIFDGIDLDWEWPGGAGHPDNVEHPDDATNFTLLAAEFRRQMDALSRETGEEYVLSASLPGGAAASQAYDARVFEYLDFATVQGYDFAGPWSERTAYHSNLYTSDADANSVDRAVRRYVDLGAPPERLVMGVPAFGRGWRLEDPSEPGPGQPVAGPAEDRYDGPTMAFSELQEIEGPRALDEEAGASWVLDGDEWWAYDNPEVIRLKGEYVLERGLGGLMVWNLDMDPRGELVRAMDESLGG; encoded by the coding sequence GTGAGAACCACGCCAGCCCCGCCGGACGGCGCGCCGCCCCCGCGGCGCCGACCCCTGCTCGTCCTGGGCGCGGTCGTGGCCGCCGCAGTGCTGATCACGGGGGTCTTCGTGGCCGCGACCGGAAGGAACCCCGAGCGCCTCGGGTACTTCGCCGACTGGAACGTGGCCAACCGCGGCTACACCGTCAAGGAGCTGGAGGACAGCGGAGCCCCCGAGCACCTGACCCGCCTGATGTGGGCGTTCGGCGACATCAGCTCCGGGGGCCTGTGCCGCATCCCGGGCACCCACGACCAGCCCTGGGAGCTGTACCAGCGGCGCTACGACGCCGACGAGAGCGTCAGCGGGCGGGCCGACGAGTACGAACAGGAGCTCGCGGGCAGCCTCAACCAGCTGCGCCAGCTCCAGGAGAGGCACCCCCACCTGAGGGCCAGCCTGTCCCTGGGCGGCTGGAACTGGTCCACGCACTTCTCCACCGCGGCCCGCACCCCCGAGTCCCGGGAGGCCTTCGTGGCCTCCTGCCTGGACCTGTGGCTGCGGGGAGACCTGCCGGTGTTCGAGGACGAGCCGCAGGGCGGCGACGGGGCGGCGGCCGGGATCTTCGACGGCATCGACCTGGACTGGGAGTGGCCCGGGGGAGCGGGTCACCCGGACAACGTGGAGCACCCCGACGACGCGACCAACTTCACCCTCCTGGCGGCCGAGTTCCGCCGCCAGATGGACGCGCTGTCCCGGGAGACCGGCGAGGAGTACGTCCTGTCCGCGTCGCTGCCCGGAGGGGCCGCGGCCAGCCAGGCCTACGACGCGCGGGTCTTCGAGTACCTGGACTTCGCCACCGTGCAGGGCTACGACTTCGCCGGCCCGTGGAGCGAGCGGACCGCCTACCACTCCAACCTGTACACCTCCGACGCCGACGCCAACAGCGTCGACCGGGCCGTGCGGCGCTACGTGGACCTGGGCGCGCCGCCGGAGCGGCTCGTGATGGGCGTTCCGGCCTTCGGCCGCGGCTGGCGGCTGGAGGACCCCTCCGAGCCCGGGCCGGGGCAACCGGTCGCGGGGCCCGCCGAGGACCGCTACGACGGCCCGACCATGGCCTTCTCCGAACTCCAGGAGATCGAGGGCCCCCGCGCCCTGGACGAGGAGGCGGGCGCCTCCTGGGTCCTGGACGGCGACGAGTGGTGGGCCTACGACAACCCCGAGGTGATCCGCCTCAAGGGCGAGTACGTGCTCGAACGGGGGCTGGGCGGGCTCATGGTGTGGAACCTGGACATGGACCCCCGCGGCGAACTGGTGCGCGCCATGGACGAGTCCCTCGGGGGCTGA
- a CDS encoding sugar ABC transporter ATP-binding protein codes for MRDIRKDFPGVRALDGVSLTVGHGRVHALMGENGAGKSTLMKVLSGVHPTGSHGGEILMDGQPCSFSGVADSERAGIAIIHQELALIPQLSISENVFLGHEQARYGVLDWGATHARARELLRRVGLDENPATPVSALSVGARQLVEIAKALAKRVRLLILDEPTSALNEAESTRLLELLLDLRDQGVTCILISHKLGEVVRVCDEVTILRDGRAVETLAVERDADGNPSIDEDRIIRGMVGRALDQRHPPRTGEVGRVRFEVRDWTVDHPTQAGRRVVDGVDLTLRAGEVVGMAGLMGAGRTEFAMNLFGRSYGRRVRGTLLKDGAELATASVADAIRGGLAYVPEDRKTLGLLLDDDIRHNTTLAALDRVSARGVLDPGLEVVEAARMSQSMRVRSQGPAQTVRTLSGGNQQKVVLGKWMFTRPELLILDEPTRGIDVGAKYEIYLIVRRLAAEGACVLLISSELPEILGMCDRIYTMCEGRITGEVPGEGADQETLMRLMTRTGGHP; via the coding sequence ATGCGCGACATCCGCAAGGACTTCCCCGGCGTGCGGGCCCTGGACGGGGTGTCGCTGACCGTCGGCCACGGCCGCGTCCACGCCCTGATGGGGGAGAACGGCGCGGGCAAGTCGACGCTGATGAAGGTGCTCAGCGGGGTCCACCCCACGGGTTCCCACGGCGGCGAGATCCTCATGGACGGACAGCCCTGCTCCTTCTCCGGCGTGGCCGACAGCGAGCGCGCGGGCATCGCCATCATCCACCAGGAACTCGCCCTCATCCCGCAGCTGTCCATCAGCGAGAACGTCTTCCTCGGCCACGAACAGGCCCGCTACGGCGTCCTGGACTGGGGCGCCACCCACGCCCGGGCCCGCGAACTCCTGCGCCGGGTCGGCCTGGACGAGAACCCGGCCACGCCCGTCTCGGCGCTGAGCGTGGGCGCCAGACAGCTCGTGGAGATCGCCAAGGCCCTGGCCAAACGGGTGCGGCTGCTCATCCTGGACGAGCCCACCTCCGCGCTGAACGAGGCGGAGAGCACCCGGCTGCTCGAACTCCTCCTGGACCTGCGCGACCAGGGCGTCACGTGCATCCTCATCTCGCACAAGCTCGGCGAGGTGGTGCGCGTGTGCGACGAGGTCACCATCCTGCGCGACGGCCGCGCCGTCGAGACCCTCGCCGTGGAGCGCGACGCCGACGGCAACCCCTCGATCGACGAGGACCGCATCATCCGCGGGATGGTCGGCCGCGCTCTGGACCAGCGCCACCCCCCGCGCACCGGCGAGGTCGGCCGGGTGCGCTTCGAGGTCCGCGACTGGACGGTGGACCACCCCACCCAGGCCGGACGGCGCGTGGTGGACGGGGTCGACCTGACCCTGCGCGCCGGGGAGGTCGTGGGCATGGCCGGCCTCATGGGCGCCGGGCGCACCGAGTTCGCGATGAACCTGTTCGGCCGCTCCTACGGGCGCCGCGTCCGCGGCACCCTGCTCAAGGACGGCGCCGAACTCGCGACCGCCAGCGTCGCCGACGCCATCCGCGGCGGTCTCGCCTACGTGCCCGAGGACCGCAAGACCCTCGGCCTGCTCCTCGACGACGACATCCGCCACAACACCACGCTGGCGGCCCTGGACCGCGTGTCCGCGCGCGGCGTCCTCGACCCCGGCCTGGAGGTGGTGGAGGCCGCCCGGATGAGCCAGAGCATGCGGGTCAGGAGCCAGGGCCCCGCCCAGACCGTGCGCACCCTCAGCGGCGGCAACCAGCAGAAGGTCGTCCTGGGCAAGTGGATGTTCACCCGACCCGAGCTGCTGATCCTCGACGAGCCCACCCGCGGCATCGACGTCGGCGCCAAGTACGAGATCTACCTCATCGTCCGCCGCCTGGCCGCGGAGGGCGCCTGCGTGCTGCTGATCTCCTCCGAACTCCCCGAGATCCTCGGCATGTGCGACCGGATCTACACGATGTGCGAGGGGCGCATCACCGGAGAGGTCCCCGGTGAGGGGGCCGACCAGGAAACCCTCATGAGACTGATGACGCGAACCGGGGGACACCCGTGA
- the chvE gene encoding multiple monosaccharide ABC transporter substrate-binding protein, translating into MTPHPRRTPLLAAALCGTLLLTACGGVGDAARPEGEAGVVGIAMPTQSSERWINDGENMVAEFEARGFGTDLQYGEDVVEDQVSQIENMITRGADVLVIASIDGEALGDVLDMAASSDIPVIAYDRLILGSEHVDYYATFDNFQVGVLQGEYIVRALDLENEEGPFNIELFGGSPNDNNSSYFLDGAMSVLQPHIDDGRLVVRSGQTSMEQIATQEWSGAVAQDRMDNLLSAHYSEEEVHAVLSPYDGMSLGVIESLRAVGYGTEDRPLPVITGQDAEAASVRSIIAGEQTQTVFKDIRTLATQTVDMVEALVQGEEVPVNDTESYDNGVKVVPSYLLDPVSVDADNYHEVLVESGYYEESELQ; encoded by the coding sequence ATGACCCCCCATCCCCGACGCACACCCCTCCTGGCCGCCGCACTGTGCGGCACACTCCTGCTCACCGCCTGCGGAGGCGTCGGCGACGCCGCGCGGCCCGAGGGCGAGGCCGGCGTCGTCGGCATCGCCATGCCCACCCAGTCCTCCGAGCGCTGGATCAACGACGGCGAGAACATGGTCGCCGAGTTCGAGGCCCGCGGCTTCGGCACCGACCTCCAGTACGGCGAGGACGTCGTGGAGGACCAGGTCTCCCAGATCGAGAACATGATCACCCGGGGCGCCGACGTCCTGGTCATCGCCTCCATCGACGGCGAGGCCCTCGGCGACGTGCTCGACATGGCCGCCTCCAGCGACATCCCCGTCATCGCCTACGACCGCCTCATCCTCGGCAGCGAGCACGTCGACTACTACGCCACCTTCGACAACTTCCAGGTGGGCGTCCTCCAGGGCGAGTACATCGTGCGAGCCCTCGACCTGGAGAACGAGGAGGGTCCCTTCAACATCGAGCTGTTCGGCGGCTCGCCCAACGACAACAACTCCTCCTACTTCCTCGACGGGGCGATGTCGGTGCTCCAGCCCCACATCGACGACGGCCGCCTCGTCGTCCGCAGCGGCCAGACCTCCATGGAGCAGATCGCCACCCAGGAGTGGTCCGGCGCCGTCGCCCAGGACCGCATGGACAACCTGCTCAGCGCCCACTACTCCGAGGAGGAGGTGCACGCGGTCCTGTCGCCCTACGACGGCATGAGCCTCGGCGTGATCGAGTCCCTGCGCGCCGTCGGCTACGGCACCGAGGACCGGCCGCTGCCCGTCATCACCGGCCAGGACGCCGAGGCCGCCTCGGTCCGGTCCATCATCGCCGGGGAGCAGACCCAGACCGTCTTCAAGGACATCCGGACCCTGGCCACCCAGACCGTGGACATGGTCGAGGCCCTGGTACAGGGTGAGGAGGTCCCGGTCAACGACACCGAGAGCTACGACAACGGGGTCAAGGTCGTCCCCTCCTACCTGCTCGACCCCGTCTCGGTGGACGCCGACAACTACCACGAGGTCCTGGTCGAGAGCGGCTACTACGAGGAGTCCGAGCTCCAGTGA
- the dnaG gene encoding DNA primase, with protein MAGRIRDEDIALVRERAPIADVIGEYLQLRNAGGGSLKGLCPFHDEKSPSFNVTPSKNLWYCFGCGEGGDTISFLQRIDSLSFTEAVETLARQAGITLRYEEGGRSAARHDTGKRQRLLDAHRAAAEFYAEQLLSPGAVTARRFLDERGFNRAHAEHFGLGYAPAGWENLTAHLRRKGFTDAELVEGGLASQGRRGAYDRFRNRLLWPIREVTGEVVGFGARKLDPEEDGPKYLNSPESPVFHKGRLLYGLDLAKRNIAREGKAVIVEGYTDVMACHLAGEDTAVATCGTSFGEDHVKILRRMLLGRTGQSGRVVFTFDGDKAGQKAAVRAFAEEHGFASETFVAVQPDGLDPCDLRLQHGPQAVVDLVKDAAPLYEFMIRNVMESYDLSTPEGRMAALDAAAPVVASIRDEGVRRDYGRNLDRWIGILDEAFVLRRVNQHMRGARGRGPGPRTAPARPVPTPDAQEAPYNLGDPSVQRERQALKIALQFPSLAVGFDAFTEEDFTVPQHRAVLGLITAAGGVAAAHDPAAWVNGLREAAPNDTQRDFLTRLVVEQLEFYGELDEHYARQILGTVKTHSINRRESNLRSELSRLEGTPQVEEQQRLLTELMALQQQKRALQEM; from the coding sequence GTGGCAGGCCGGATCAGAGACGAAGACATCGCCCTCGTACGCGAGCGCGCGCCCATCGCCGACGTGATCGGCGAGTACCTCCAGCTCCGCAACGCCGGGGGCGGGTCGCTCAAGGGCCTGTGCCCCTTCCACGACGAGAAGTCCCCCTCCTTCAACGTCACCCCCTCCAAAAATCTCTGGTACTGCTTCGGCTGCGGAGAGGGCGGGGACACCATCTCCTTCCTCCAGAGGATCGACAGCCTCAGCTTCACCGAGGCCGTCGAGACGCTCGCCCGCCAGGCCGGCATCACCCTGCGCTACGAGGAGGGCGGGCGCAGCGCCGCCAGGCACGACACCGGCAAGCGCCAGCGCCTGCTCGACGCCCACCGCGCCGCCGCCGAGTTCTACGCCGAACAGCTCCTCTCCCCGGGCGCGGTCACCGCCCGGCGCTTCCTGGACGAGCGAGGGTTCAACCGCGCGCACGCCGAGCACTTCGGCCTCGGCTACGCCCCCGCCGGATGGGAGAACCTCACCGCGCACCTGCGCCGCAAGGGCTTCACCGACGCCGAACTGGTCGAGGGCGGCCTGGCCAGCCAGGGGCGGCGCGGTGCCTACGACCGCTTCCGCAACCGGCTGCTGTGGCCCATCCGCGAGGTCACCGGCGAGGTGGTCGGGTTCGGCGCCCGCAAACTCGATCCCGAGGAGGACGGGCCCAAGTACCTCAACTCCCCCGAGAGCCCCGTCTTCCACAAGGGGCGGCTGCTGTACGGGCTCGACCTGGCCAAGCGCAACATCGCCCGGGAGGGCAAGGCGGTCATCGTCGAGGGCTACACCGACGTCATGGCCTGCCACCTCGCCGGGGAGGACACCGCCGTGGCCACCTGCGGCACCTCCTTCGGCGAGGACCACGTCAAGATCCTGCGCCGCATGCTGCTGGGCCGCACAGGACAGAGCGGCAGGGTCGTGTTCACCTTCGACGGCGACAAGGCGGGCCAGAAGGCGGCCGTGCGCGCCTTCGCCGAGGAGCACGGGTTCGCCTCCGAGACCTTCGTCGCCGTGCAGCCCGACGGGCTCGACCCCTGCGACCTGCGCCTCCAGCACGGGCCGCAGGCCGTGGTCGACCTCGTCAAGGACGCCGCCCCGCTGTACGAGTTCATGATCCGCAACGTCATGGAGAGCTACGACCTGTCCACCCCCGAGGGCAGGATGGCCGCCCTGGACGCCGCCGCCCCGGTGGTCGCGAGCATCCGCGACGAGGGCGTGCGCCGCGACTACGGCAGGAACCTGGACCGCTGGATCGGCATCCTGGACGAGGCCTTCGTGCTGCGCCGGGTCAACCAGCACATGCGCGGCGCCCGGGGCCGCGGTCCCGGGCCGCGGACGGCCCCCGCGCGGCCCGTGCCCACCCCGGACGCGCAGGAGGCGCCCTACAACCTGGGCGACCCCTCGGTGCAGCGCGAGCGCCAGGCGCTCAAGATCGCCCTGCAGTTCCCCTCACTGGCCGTGGGCTTCGACGCGTTCACCGAGGAGGACTTCACCGTCCCCCAGCACCGCGCGGTGCTGGGGCTCATCACCGCCGCGGGCGGGGTGGCCGCCGCGCACGACCCCGCCGCGTGGGTGAACGGCCTGCGCGAGGCCGCCCCCAATGACACACAGCGTGATTTCCTCACCCGTTTGGTGGTGGAACAGCTGGAGTTCTACGGAGAACTCGACGAGCATTACGCCCGGCAAATACTGGGCACAGTCAAGACTCATTCCATCAACCGGCGCGAGTCAAACCTGAGATCGGAACTGTCCCGCCTGGAGGGAACTCCCCAGGTGGAGGAACAACAACGGCTGCTGACCGAACTCATGGCGCTCCAACAGCAAAAACGCGCTCTCCAGGAGATGTGA
- the mmsB gene encoding multiple monosaccharide ABC transporter permease, producing MKEPTATSRLSRLGGALTRGNSRQYGMAAALVAIIVLFQILTGGLLLTPLNVTNLIMQNSYILILAIGMMLVIVTGHIDLSVGSVVAFTGAVSAIMLTSWGLPTVVVVPVALLLGALIGAWQGFWVAYVRVPAFIVTLAGMLVFRGATLAVLGGESVAPLPPSLRDIASGFLPWQAGDGLHLPTLLLGAAGAAALVWIQWRSRSRSLGYGLPVQSAPVTAASSAVIVAAILAFTYVLADYNGLPVVGVLLVALIAGYSFVMRSTTMGRRVYAVGGSEQAAALSGIRTQRTTFWVFVNMGVLSALAGLVFTARLNAATTGAGTMFELDAIAAAFIGGASASGGVGTVVGAVVGALVMGVLNNGMSLIGLGVDWQQLIKGLVLLLAVAFDIYNKRRVSAGPVTVPVPPPSSGAGRGGDGAQGPPPTADRARASS from the coding sequence GTGAAAGAGCCCACCGCAACCTCCCGACTCTCCCGGCTCGGCGGCGCGCTGACCCGCGGCAACTCCCGCCAGTACGGCATGGCCGCCGCCCTGGTGGCCATCATCGTGCTGTTCCAGATCCTCACCGGGGGCCTGCTCCTCACCCCGCTCAACGTCACCAACCTGATCATGCAGAACTCCTACATCCTGATCCTGGCGATCGGGATGATGCTGGTCATCGTCACCGGCCACATCGACCTCTCGGTCGGCTCGGTGGTGGCCTTCACCGGCGCGGTGTCGGCGATCATGCTCACCTCCTGGGGGCTGCCCACGGTCGTGGTCGTGCCCGTCGCCCTGCTGCTCGGCGCGCTCATCGGCGCCTGGCAGGGCTTCTGGGTGGCCTACGTGCGGGTCCCGGCGTTCATCGTCACCCTCGCCGGGATGCTCGTCTTCCGCGGCGCGACCCTGGCCGTCCTGGGCGGGGAGTCCGTGGCGCCGCTGCCGCCCTCCCTGCGCGACATCGCCAGCGGGTTCCTGCCCTGGCAGGCCGGGGACGGCCTCCACCTGCCCACCCTGCTGCTGGGCGCGGCGGGGGCCGCCGCCCTGGTGTGGATCCAGTGGCGCTCGCGGTCCCGCTCGCTCGGGTACGGGCTCCCGGTCCAGTCCGCTCCGGTCACCGCCGCCTCCTCGGCCGTGATCGTCGCGGCCATCCTGGCGTTCACCTACGTGCTCGCCGACTACAACGGGCTGCCCGTCGTGGGCGTGCTGCTCGTCGCGCTCATCGCCGGGTACTCGTTCGTCATGCGCTCCACGACCATGGGCAGGCGGGTCTACGCCGTCGGCGGCAGCGAGCAGGCCGCCGCGCTGTCGGGGATCCGCACCCAGCGCACCACGTTCTGGGTGTTCGTCAACATGGGCGTGCTCTCGGCGCTGGCCGGACTCGTCTTCACCGCCCGGCTCAACGCCGCCACGACCGGCGCCGGGACCATGTTCGAACTCGACGCCATCGCCGCGGCCTTCATCGGCGGCGCCTCCGCCTCCGGGGGCGTGGGCACCGTCGTCGGAGCCGTCGTCGGCGCCCTGGTCATGGGCGTGCTCAACAACGGCATGTCCCTGATCGGCCTGGGCGTGGACTGGCAGCAGCTCATCAAGGGACTGGTGCTGCTCCTGGCGGTCGCCTTCGACATCTACAACAAACGCCGCGTCAGCGCCGGGCCCGTCACCGTCCCGGTCCCCCCGCCCTCCTCCGGGGCGGGCCGGGGCGGGGACGGGGCCCAGGGCCCGCCGCCCACGGCGGACCGGGCCCGGGCCTCCTCCTGA